CTTCACGTCGAAGTTCACGCCCCAATGCTCGTCCAGCATATAGTCGAAACCGACCTGTACGGCGGCTCCAAGCTTGTTCTTCACGTCGAGATTGCTGAAGCCGGGCTTTTCCGATTGGTTGTAGAACAGCGAATAGTTCACGCCAGCGCCGATGTAGGGCTTAAACGCACCGAAATCGGTGAAATGATATTGCAGCGTCAGCGTCGGCGGCAGCAGCCAGGCCTTGCCGACAGGTGTGCCAGCCAGCACGCCTTCGCCGTCGATCCTGGCATAGGTGGTGCCGAGGATAAGTTCGGCGGCGAAGTTATCGGTGAAGAAATAGCTGATGTCGAGTTCCGGGATCACGGTATCCGAATAGGACAGGCCCGCCCCGGGGACGCCATCGACGCTGCCGCTGTCATTGGTGATGACGCCGAGGCCACGCACGCGCAACATCCAAGGGCTTGCCGCCGCAATCGCTTCTTCTGCCGTCGGCGCGGGCGCCGCCTCGGTCATATCAGCGGCCATCGCATTGGCCGACGCGAGCATGGCCGCAACGCCAATCGCAACACTGGCAAGCAAGGCATTATTTCTGTTTTTATTCGTCATTCCATCTCTCCTATGGCGCACCGCAGCGGGGCGTTCCCCGCAACCGGTCGATCACGGCGGGCCAATGCGAATCCCCGCCTGCCGCTACCGCTTGGAAGCCACTATGTCGACGGGAGAGACAGGCCGATTGAGATGGATCAAACCGTGGCGGAGAAGATGGATCGGAGCGATCGACCGGCAGGATTTGTGACAATTTCGCAACAGCGCCATACAGAGGCCGGAAACAGGGTGGAGGCCGGCACTTGCGAGCCTCCTCCCGTCTTATCAAGCCGCTTGCGTGGTTAGCGCGGCGGAACCCGGCTTACGCAGGAGCAGAACGGAGACGGCGGCGATCATGCACATCAGACCGGCAATCTGCAGCGCGGGCATATAGGTATCGAAGTCACTCTTGAAGAAACCGGCGCCAAAGGCCGCGGTGGCTGCCCCCAGCTGGTGGCCGGCGAACACCCAGCCGAACACAAGCCCAGCTTTTTCGCGACCGAAGTTTTCCGCGGCGAGCTTCACCGTCGGCGGCACAGTCGCCACCCAGTCCAGCCCGTAGAAGACGGCAAAGACCGAAAGCTCAACGAAGCTGAAGCCTGAGAATGAGAGATAAAGCAGCGAGAGCCCGCGCAGGCCGTAAAACCAGAACAGCAGAAAGCGATTGTCGAACCGGTCGGAAAGCCACCCGGCGAAAATCGTACCGAAGAAATCGAAAACCCCGATCACCGCCAGCGTACCCGCCGCTGTCACCGCAGCCATGCCGAAATCGCCGCAAATCGAAATCCAGTGTGTCTGGATCAGGCCATTGGTCGAAAGGCCGCAAACAAAGAAGGTGCCAAAAAGCACCCAGAAGACGGGGTTGCCCGAGACGCTTCTCAGCGTCACCAGCGGCGATGCCAGCGTGGCGAGGAGATTGTGGTCCTGCTTGACCGGCTTTGCCACGACTGTCTCGCCATAGGCCGGCAGGCCGACATCGGCGGGGTGGTCACGCATTAAAAGCATGACGAGGACCATGGCTGTCGCAATCACCGCAACAGATAACGTCAACGCGGTTCGCCAGCCATAGGCTTCCGTCAGCGCCGCAAGCAGCGGCAGGAAAACCAACTGGCCAGTGGCATTGCTTGCCGTCATCAGGCCGATTACCAGTCCACGACGCTTCGAAAACCAGCGTGTCGCCACGGTGGCGCCCAATACCAGCGCGGTCATGCCGGTGCCGACACCGATCACCACACCCCATAGAAGCAGCAATTGCCACACCTCAGTCATGAAGAACGACGCGACGATGCCACCCATGATCAAGGCCAGGGCGGTGGACACCACCTGCCGGATGCCGAAATGATTCATGAAAGCGGCGGCAAAGGGCCCAAGCAGACCGAACAGCACAAGCCTGACGGCCATGGCCGAAGAAATATCGGCAATATCCCAGCCGAATTCCTGGTGCAGCGGCTGGATCATCACCCCCGCCGATCCCATCGCACCGGCGGTGGCCAGCATGGTGA
This sequence is a window from Agrobacterium tumefaciens. Protein-coding genes within it:
- a CDS encoding OmpW/AlkL family protein — its product is MTNKNRNNALLASVAIGVAAMLASANAMAADMTEAAPAPTAEEAIAAASPWMLRVRGLGVITNDSGSVDGVPGAGLSYSDTVIPELDISYFFTDNFAAELILGTTYARIDGEGVLAGTPVGKAWLLPPTLTLQYHFTDFGAFKPYIGAGVNYSLFYNQSEKPGFSNLDVKNKLGAAVQVGFDYMLDEHWGVNFDVKKIFLKTDWTAELGGTPISGKAKLDPWLIGAGITYRF
- a CDS encoding MFS transporter — its product is MISARLASWMAARNLHYGWLVAATTFLTMLATAGAMGSAGVMIQPLHQEFGWDIADISSAMAVRLVLFGLLGPFAAAFMNHFGIRQVVSTALALIMGGIVASFFMTEVWQLLLLWGVVIGVGTGMTALVLGATVATRWFSKRRGLVIGLMTASNATGQLVFLPLLAALTEAYGWRTALTLSVAVIATAMVLVMLLMRDHPADVGLPAYGETVVAKPVKQDHNLLATLASPLVTLRSVSGNPVFWVLFGTFFVCGLSTNGLIQTHWISICGDFGMAAVTAAGTLAVIGVFDFFGTIFAGWLSDRFDNRFLLFWFYGLRGLSLLYLSFSGFSFVELSVFAVFYGLDWVATVPPTVKLAAENFGREKAGLVFGWVFAGHQLGAATAAFGAGFFKSDFDTYMPALQIAGLMCMIAAVSVLLLRKPGSAALTTQAA